One Streptomyces sp. R28 DNA window includes the following coding sequences:
- a CDS encoding GNAT family N-acetyltransferase — MREELSDDAYTDVGLRDVRDADLEAFLAYEHDPEAVRRSRFTPRPREAFLKHWGTNVLRDETCLVQTVTVGDDVAGSVVSWWDGDRRFLGYWLGRPYWGRGIGTKALALFLALEQTRPLYADPFHANTASVRLLERHGFQREGTIHHGDDEHVLLVLSAPGK, encoded by the coding sequence ATGCGCGAAGAACTGAGCGACGACGCCTACACAGACGTAGGGCTGCGGGACGTGCGGGACGCCGACCTCGAGGCCTTCCTGGCCTACGAGCACGACCCGGAGGCCGTCCGGCGGTCGAGATTCACGCCCCGGCCGCGGGAGGCCTTCCTGAAGCACTGGGGGACGAATGTGCTCCGGGACGAGACCTGCCTCGTGCAGACGGTCACGGTGGGGGACGACGTGGCCGGAAGCGTCGTCTCCTGGTGGGACGGCGACCGCCGCTTCCTCGGCTACTGGCTCGGACGGCCGTACTGGGGGCGGGGCATCGGCACCAAGGCTCTCGCCCTCTTCCTCGCACTCGAGCAGACGCGTCCGCTGTACGCCGACCCCTTCCACGCCAACACAGCCTCCGTACGGCTCCTCGAACGGCATGGCTTCCAGCGCGAGGGCACCATCCACCACGGCGACGACGAACACGTGCTGCTCGTGCTGTCCGCCCCAGGAAAATGA
- a CDS encoding transglycosylase SLT domain-containing protein encodes MSPISVRGFAVASATAVTAVGSVVGVASGSIAQTNDAEATAADSTLLADIPAGQQAQVQTESLTAQANVQAIAADVSAKKDAEESARKAAAQTAIEKKEAAEKAAQEAKEREEAETKASRSSSADFPIQGSYSIAQIQAMARQMVPSDQFQCFSNIVDHESSWNYQAVNASSGAYGLFQALPGSKMSSVGADWQTNPATQIKWGLNYMNDRYDSPCGAWSFWQANHWY; translated from the coding sequence GTGAGTCCGATTTCGGTCAGGGGATTCGCAGTGGCCTCGGCCACCGCGGTCACCGCTGTCGGAAGCGTCGTCGGCGTTGCCTCTGGCAGCATCGCGCAGACCAACGACGCCGAGGCGACGGCTGCCGATTCGACGCTCCTCGCGGACATACCCGCGGGCCAGCAGGCCCAGGTGCAGACCGAGTCCCTGACGGCGCAGGCCAACGTACAGGCCATCGCCGCGGACGTGAGCGCCAAGAAGGATGCTGAGGAGTCGGCCCGCAAGGCCGCCGCTCAGACCGCGATCGAGAAGAAGGAAGCCGCCGAGAAGGCGGCGCAGGAAGCCAAGGAGCGAGAAGAGGCCGAGACGAAGGCCTCCCGGTCCTCCTCCGCGGACTTCCCCATCCAGGGCTCGTACAGCATCGCCCAGATCCAGGCGATGGCGCGCCAGATGGTGCCGAGTGACCAGTTCCAGTGCTTCAGCAACATCGTGGACCACGAGTCCAGCTGGAACTACCAGGCGGTCAACGCCTCCTCGGGTGCCTACGGCCTCTTCCAGGCCCTGCCCGGTTCCAAGATGTCGTCCGTCGGCGCGGACTGGCAGACGAACCCGGCCACTCAGATCAAGTGGGGCCTGAACTACATGAACGACCGCTACGACAGCCCCTGCGGCGCCTGGTCGTTCTGGCAGGCCAACCACTGGTACTGA
- a CDS encoding winged helix DNA-binding domain-containing protein, with protein MTVTVTWDRVSARRLERQFLDRPAERGTPVGDVVGAMLGAHAQVLSAAEVSVGVRAAGVTRADVRAALWEDHSLVKTFGPRGTVHLLPAAELPLWCGALTAIPTGPSPLPPDVRVTEEQAEQIVAAIGDALGGGCLTVEELGEEVVARTGSWAGDLVVPAFQGLWPRWRQVLHRAGQSGALCFGPNRGRKVTYTRPPQSAAGPVPGAAALPELVRRYLRAYGPATPRHFAKWLAAPAAWALALFAELAEAGEVEEVAFEGAAAWVAAGDTEFPVGRLRGVRLLPYFDAYAIAAQPRESLFPGEAYRRALAGGQAGNYPVLLVDGVVAGVWHQRRRGRRTTVTVEPVGRRLTARQERELGEQVERVGEVLEAKAELVVGEVTVGPHA; from the coding sequence ATGACTGTCACTGTCACGTGGGACCGGGTAAGCGCGCGGCGGCTGGAGCGGCAGTTCCTGGACCGCCCCGCCGAGCGCGGCACGCCGGTCGGCGATGTGGTCGGGGCGATGCTGGGGGCGCATGCGCAGGTGCTGTCCGCGGCCGAGGTGTCGGTGGGGGTGCGGGCCGCCGGGGTGACGCGGGCGGACGTGCGGGCCGCGCTCTGGGAGGACCACTCACTGGTGAAGACGTTCGGCCCGCGCGGAACCGTCCATCTGCTCCCCGCCGCCGAGCTGCCGCTGTGGTGCGGTGCGCTGACGGCGATTCCGACGGGCCCGAGCCCGTTACCGCCGGATGTCCGGGTGACGGAGGAACAGGCGGAGCAGATCGTGGCGGCGATCGGGGACGCCCTCGGCGGGGGGTGTCTGACCGTGGAGGAGCTGGGCGAGGAGGTGGTGGCCCGCACCGGATCCTGGGCCGGTGACCTGGTGGTGCCCGCCTTCCAGGGCCTGTGGCCGCGCTGGCGGCAGGTGCTGCACCGGGCCGGCCAGTCGGGCGCGCTGTGCTTCGGCCCGAACCGGGGGCGGAAGGTGACGTACACGCGGCCGCCGCAGTCCGCTGCGGGACCGGTGCCGGGGGCGGCGGCGTTGCCGGAGCTCGTACGCCGGTATCTGCGCGCGTACGGCCCGGCGACGCCCCGGCACTTCGCCAAGTGGCTGGCGGCGCCCGCGGCTTGGGCGCTCGCCCTGTTCGCGGAGCTGGCGGAGGCCGGGGAGGTCGAGGAGGTCGCCTTCGAGGGGGCGGCGGCCTGGGTGGCGGCGGGCGACACGGAGTTCCCGGTCGGGCGGCTGCGTGGCGTGCGGTTGCTGCCGTACTTCGACGCGTACGCCATCGCCGCGCAGCCGCGTGAGTCGCTGTTCCCCGGGGAGGCGTACCGGCGGGCGCTCGCGGGCGGCCAGGCGGGGAACTATCCGGTGCTGTTGGTGGACGGAGTGGTGGCGGGGGTCTGGCACCAGCGGCGCCGGGGCCGTCGTACGACCGTCACGGTGGAGCCGGTCGGGCGGCGCCTGACGGCGCGGCAGGAGCGGGAGTTGGGCGAACAGGTGGAGCGGGTGGGGGAAGTGCTGGAGGCGAAGGCGGAGCTGGTGGTCGGGGAGGTGACGGTCGGCCCGCATGCGTGA
- a CDS encoding LLM class flavin-dependent oxidoreductase gives MTGLGAIFRPQLAPERLRSVARLADETGLEELWLWEDCFREGGISTAAAALAWTERVRVGIGLLPVPLRNVAITAMEAASLHRMFPGRPILALGHGVQDWMGQVGARAESPVTLLREHLDVLRALLRGERVTVEGRYVKLDDVALDWPPAEPVPVIAGVTGPRSLRLAGEAADGTLLTASTSPEGVRRARQLIDEGRESAGRTDEASHQVVVYLLTATGPDGPARLKAELEAEGCGSVPDLGVAGDAGAVAKAVQRLADAGADTVVLQPTGDEPDPEGFVRFVAEEVRPLVP, from the coding sequence ATGACCGGACTCGGTGCAATCTTCCGCCCCCAACTCGCCCCCGAACGACTCCGATCCGTCGCTCGCCTCGCGGACGAGACGGGCCTCGAAGAACTCTGGCTCTGGGAGGACTGTTTCCGCGAGGGAGGGATCTCCACGGCCGCCGCCGCACTCGCGTGGACCGAGCGGGTGCGGGTCGGCATCGGACTCCTCCCCGTCCCGTTGCGGAACGTCGCCATCACCGCCATGGAGGCCGCCTCCCTCCACCGTATGTTCCCGGGCCGTCCGATCCTCGCCCTCGGGCACGGTGTGCAGGACTGGATGGGTCAGGTCGGGGCGCGGGCCGAGTCGCCGGTGACCCTGTTGCGCGAGCATCTCGACGTGCTGCGCGCCCTGTTGCGTGGGGAGCGGGTGACCGTCGAGGGGCGGTACGTCAAGCTCGACGACGTCGCCCTCGACTGGCCTCCCGCCGAGCCGGTGCCCGTCATCGCCGGGGTCACCGGGCCGCGCTCGCTGCGGCTCGCCGGTGAGGCGGCCGACGGGACGCTGCTCACCGCCTCGACTTCGCCGGAGGGGGTACGGCGGGCGCGGCAGCTCATCGACGAGGGGCGGGAGTCGGCGGGACGTACCGATGAGGCGTCGCACCAGGTCGTCGTCTACCTCCTGACCGCCACCGGGCCCGACGGGCCTGCCCGTCTCAAGGCCGAGCTCGAAGCCGAGGGGTGCGGTTCTGTGCCGGACCTCGGTGTCGCGGGGGATGCCGGGGCCGTCGCGAAGGCCGTGCAGCGGCTCGCGGATGCCGGTGCCGACACCGTGGTGCTGCAGCCGACGGGGGACGAGCCCGACCCGGAGGGGTTCGTACGGTTCGTGGCCGAGGAAGTCCGGCCGTTGGTGCCGTAG
- a CDS encoding class I SAM-dependent methyltransferase produces MKEPHPQRTRTFEELVAEGAAVPTEGWDFSWFEGRATEARPSWGYASSLAERLSLATAALDVQTGGGEVLDFALRRAAPQAPTLTVATEGWPPNIAKATALLRPHGVAVVASPEDAPLPFADGAFDLVSSRHPVNPHWAEIARILQPGGTYFAQHVGPRSAFELVEYFLGPLPQEQSATRHPDRERADAEAAGLEIAEVRAERLRMEFYDIAAVVHFLRKVVWMVPGFTVEEYRPRLRALHERIRTEGPFVAHSTRHLFAARKPTA; encoded by the coding sequence ATGAAGGAGCCGCATCCGCAGCGCACCCGTACCTTCGAAGAGCTCGTCGCCGAGGGCGCCGCCGTCCCCACCGAAGGCTGGGACTTCTCGTGGTTCGAGGGGCGGGCCACCGAGGCGCGGCCGTCCTGGGGATACGCCTCGTCCCTCGCCGAGCGGCTCTCCCTTGCCACCGCCGCCCTCGACGTCCAGACCGGCGGAGGAGAGGTCCTCGACTTCGCCCTCCGCCGCGCCGCCCCCCAAGCACCCACCCTCACCGTCGCCACCGAGGGCTGGCCGCCGAACATCGCCAAGGCCACCGCCCTCCTGCGCCCGCACGGCGTCGCCGTCGTCGCCTCGCCCGAGGACGCCCCGCTGCCCTTCGCCGACGGCGCCTTCGACCTCGTCAGCAGCCGGCACCCGGTCAACCCGCACTGGGCCGAGATCGCCCGCATCCTCCAGCCCGGCGGCACGTACTTCGCCCAGCACGTCGGGCCCCGCAGCGCCTTCGAGCTGGTCGAGTACTTCCTCGGCCCCCTCCCGCAGGAGCAGAGCGCCACCCGCCACCCGGACCGTGAGCGCGCCGACGCCGAGGCGGCCGGGCTGGAGATCGCCGAGGTGCGGGCCGAGCGGCTGCGCATGGAGTTCTACGACATCGCAGCCGTCGTCCATTTCCTGCGCAAGGTGGTGTGGATGGTCCCCGGCTTCACCGTCGAGGAGTACCGACCCCGACTCCGCGCCCTGCACGAGCGGATCCGGACCGAGGGCCCCTTCGTCGCGCACAGCACCCGCCACCTCTTCGCGGCCCGCAAGCCCACCGCCTGA
- a CDS encoding isoprenyl transferase, which yields MNLRDKLRGLLVRLYARRVEGHLDHAQVPKHIGVIMDGNRRWAKAAGSTTVHGHRAGAEKIEEFLGWCSETDVEVVTLWLLSTDNFDRPQDELGPLLGIIEDVVRTLATDGRWRVHHVGTPDLLPAGMQTTLKEAEETTAHVDGILVNVAIGYGGRQEIADAVRSMIVDAQDKGTSMEDLAESVSVDLISSHLYTGDQPDPDLVIRTSGEQRLSGFMLWQTAHSEYYFCEVFWPAFRKVDFLRALRDYAARHRRYGG from the coding sequence GTGAACCTGCGCGACAAGCTGCGCGGCCTGCTGGTCAGGCTGTACGCACGCCGGGTGGAAGGCCACCTGGACCACGCTCAGGTGCCCAAGCACATCGGCGTCATCATGGACGGCAACCGGCGCTGGGCGAAGGCCGCGGGTTCCACCACCGTGCACGGTCACCGGGCCGGTGCCGAGAAGATCGAGGAGTTCCTCGGCTGGTGCTCCGAGACGGACGTCGAGGTCGTCACCCTCTGGCTGCTGTCGACCGACAACTTCGACCGGCCGCAGGACGAGCTCGGCCCGCTCCTCGGGATCATCGAGGACGTCGTCCGCACCCTCGCCACCGACGGCCGCTGGCGCGTGCACCACGTCGGCACGCCCGACCTGCTGCCGGCCGGGATGCAGACCACGCTCAAGGAGGCCGAGGAAACCACCGCGCACGTCGACGGGATACTGGTCAACGTCGCCATCGGCTACGGCGGACGCCAGGAGATCGCCGACGCCGTGCGGTCGATGATCGTCGACGCGCAGGACAAGGGCACCTCGATGGAGGACCTCGCCGAGTCCGTCAGCGTCGACCTGATCAGCAGCCATCTCTACACCGGCGACCAGCCCGACCCGGACCTCGTGATCCGTACCAGCGGCGAGCAGCGGCTGTCCGGATTCATGCTGTGGCAAACGGCCCACTCCGAGTACTACTTCTGCGAGGTCTTCTGGCCGGCCTTCCGCAAGGTCGACTTCCTGCGTGCCCTGCGTGACTACGCGGCCCGGCACCGGCGTTACGGCGGCTGA
- a CDS encoding PhoH family protein: MVTSTKRHKPDRRTYVLDTSVLLADPGALSRFDEHEVVLPIVVVTELEAKRHHPELGYFARQALRLLDEFRVSHGRLDAPIPIGDLGGTVRVELNHSDPSVLPTGYRLGDNDSRILAVARNLQAEGFDVTVVSKDLPLRIKASSVGLLAEEYRAELAITDASGWTGMSELTLPGEQVDILFEEGHVHVPEVARMPVHTGLTIQSERGKALGRITPEGNVRLVRGDREAFGIKGRSAEQRIALDLLLDPDVGIVSMGGRAGTGKSALALCAGLEAVLERRQHQKVMVFRPLYAVGGQELGYLPGSEAEKMSPWAQAVFDTLSAVTSREVIEEVTARGMLEVLPLTHIRGRSLHDAFVIVDEAQSLERNVLLTVLSRIGANSRVVLTHDVAQRDNLRVGRYDGVVAVVEKLKGHPLFAHVTLTRSERSQIAALVTEMLEDGHI, from the coding sequence GTGGTGACCAGCACAAAGCGCCACAAGCCAGACCGGCGCACCTACGTTCTCGACACCAGCGTCCTGCTGGCCGACCCAGGCGCCCTGAGCCGCTTCGACGAGCACGAGGTCGTGCTCCCCATCGTCGTGGTGACGGAACTGGAGGCCAAGCGGCACCATCCCGAACTCGGTTACTTCGCCCGGCAGGCGCTGCGTCTGCTCGACGAGTTCCGGGTGTCGCACGGCCGTCTCGATGCCCCCATCCCGATCGGGGACCTCGGCGGGACCGTCCGTGTCGAGCTCAACCACTCGGACCCCAGCGTGCTGCCGACCGGCTACCGCCTGGGGGACAACGACTCCCGCATCCTCGCGGTCGCCCGCAATCTGCAGGCCGAGGGGTTCGACGTCACCGTCGTGTCGAAGGACCTGCCGCTCAGGATCAAGGCCTCGTCCGTCGGTCTCCTCGCCGAGGAGTACCGCGCCGAGCTCGCCATCACGGACGCATCCGGTTGGACCGGAATGTCCGAACTGACCCTGCCTGGCGAGCAGGTGGACATCCTCTTCGAGGAGGGGCACGTCCATGTCCCCGAGGTCGCCCGGATGCCCGTGCACACCGGACTGACCATCCAGTCCGAGCGCGGCAAGGCGCTGGGCCGGATCACGCCCGAGGGCAACGTCCGGCTGGTGCGCGGCGACCGGGAGGCCTTCGGCATCAAGGGCCGTAGCGCCGAGCAGCGGATCGCGCTCGATCTGCTCCTCGACCCGGACGTCGGGATCGTGTCCATGGGAGGCCGGGCCGGCACCGGCAAGTCGGCGCTGGCGCTGTGCGCCGGCCTCGAGGCCGTGCTGGAGCGCCGTCAGCACCAGAAGGTGATGGTCTTCCGGCCGCTGTACGCGGTCGGCGGGCAGGAGCTCGGCTATCTGCCCGGCTCCGAGGCCGAGAAGATGAGCCCCTGGGCGCAGGCGGTCTTCGACACGCTGTCCGCGGTCACCAGCCGCGAGGTCATCGAAGAAGTCACCGCGCGCGGCATGCTGGAAGTGCTGCCTCTCACCCATATCCGTGGGCGCTCGCTGCACGACGCGTTTGTGATCGTGGACGAGGCGCAGTCACTGGAAAGGAATGTCCTGCTGACTGTTCTGTCCCGAATTGGCGCTAATTCACGGGTGGTTCTCACCCATGACGTGGCCCAGCGGGACAACCTGAGGGTCGGGCGCTACGACGGTGTCGTCGCCGTCGTGGAGAAGCTGAAGGGACATCCCCTCTTCGCCCACGTCACGCTGACGCGGTCCGAGAGGTCCCAGATCGCCGCCCTTGTGACCGAAATGCTGGAGGACGGGCACATCTGA